The Carassius carassius chromosome 34, fCarCar2.1, whole genome shotgun sequence genome has a segment encoding these proteins:
- the LOC132114631 gene encoding dnaJ homolog subfamily C member 5-like, producing MAEQQRQRTLSTSGESLYHVLGVDKLATVDDIKKSYRKLALKYHPDKNPDNPEAADKFKEINNAHAILNDSTKRNIYDKYGSLGLYVAEQFGEENVNTYFVLSSWWAKALFIFCGLATGCYFCCCLCCCCNCCCGKCKPRPPEGQEQEFYVSPEDLEAQLQSDEREAGGGEPIVMQPSSATETTQLTSDGYHTTYHTDTGFN from the exons ATGGCTGAGCAGCAGAGGCAGCGAACTCTCTCCACCTCTGGAGAATCTCTCTATCATGTGCTGGGTGTCGACAAACTGGCCACTGTCGATGACATCAAGAAGTCATACAG GAAATTGGCATTGAAATATCACCCTGACAAGAATCCCGACAACCCTGAGGCAGCTGATAAGTTTAAAGAGATCAACAATGCCCATGCCATTCTTAACGACTCAACAAAGAGAAACATCTATGATAAGTATGGCTCTCTTGGACTTTATGTGGCTgaacagtttggtgaagagaACGTCAACACTTATTTTGTCCTGTCCAGCTGGTGGGCCAAG GCTCTGTTTATTTTCTGTGGCCTGGCTACAGGCTGCTACTTCTGCTGTTGCCTGTGCTGTTGTTGTAACTGCTGCTGTGGGAAGTGTAAACCGCGGCCACCTGAGGGACAGGAACAGGAATTCTATGTCTCCCCCGAAGACTTAGAGGCCCAACTGCAGTCCGATGAGAGAG AGGCAGGTGGAGGTGAGCCCATCGTGATGCAGCCCTCGTCTGCCACAGAAACCACCCAGCTAACGTCTGACGGTTACCATACTACTTACCACACTGACACCGGCTTCAATTAA